Proteins encoded by one window of bacterium:
- a CDS encoding XTP/dITP diphosphatase — translation MEDLLVATTNQGKFVEISAFFKGLPFRLQSLRDLSGAPSVMEDGETFLENARKKAHALARWSGRRTLADDSGIVVEVLGGRPGVHSARYAGETATDEDNRRKLLAELEGVPEGKRGAAFVCVLVLAHPDGRELVAEGRVEGRITTVPRGSGGFGYDPLFFVPSLGKTTAELGLQEKNGISHRGRALRLLKDRLQSASFKK, via the coding sequence ATGGAAGACCTCCTGGTCGCCACGACCAACCAGGGCAAATTCGTCGAGATCTCCGCATTTTTCAAAGGACTCCCGTTCCGGCTCCAATCTTTGCGTGATTTGTCCGGCGCCCCTTCGGTCATGGAAGACGGGGAGACCTTCTTGGAGAACGCCCGCAAGAAGGCCCATGCGCTGGCCCGTTGGTCGGGCCGGCGGACATTGGCGGATGACAGCGGGATTGTTGTCGAAGTCTTGGGGGGCCGCCCCGGAGTGCATTCCGCCCGTTACGCCGGTGAGACCGCCACGGATGAGGATAACCGGCGAAAGCTGTTGGCGGAGTTGGAGGGTGTTCCGGAAGGGAAGAGGGGAGCGGCCTTCGTCTGCGTGTTGGTGTTGGCCCATCCCGATGGACGGGAGCTCGTCGCGGAAGGCCGCGTGGAAGGCCGGATCACGACCGTTCCCCGTGGGTCGGGCGGGTTCGGCTACGACCCCCTTTTTTTCGTCCCGTCGCTGGGCAAGACGACGGCCGAACTTGGCCTCCAGGAAAAAAATGGGATCAGCCATCGGGGACGCGCCCTTCGACTCCTGAAGGATCGTTTGCAGTCGGCAAGTTTCAAGAAATGA
- the dnaB gene encoding replicative DNA helicase has product MEATKVESIASRLPPQSLEAEQSVLGGIMIENDAINRVIEFVEPDDFYRESHRRIFRAMLELSERGEPIDLITLTNTLKGRGDLEDVGGSAYLSLLVDGIPTAAHSASYAKIIREKAILRRLIQGATEIVARGYEANEDVEQFLDQSEKIVFDIAQRRIKQGFFPMKDIVKQSFKTIEMLFERKEMVTGVPTGFLELDRLTAGLQPSDLIIVAGRPSMGKTAFALCIAAHAALQRKIPSAIFSLEMSKEQLAQRMLCMEARIDSSKIRGGFLSESDWPRLTQACGDLSDAPIFVDDTPAMNILEMRAKARRLQKEKGLGLIVVDYLQLMRGITSMDSREREISEISRSLKALAKELNIPIIALSQLNRMVENRKPPKPILADLRESGAIEQDADVIMFLFREEVYDRDTVNKGIAEVIIGKQRNGPIGDVRLAFLGPFTRFENLARDFEATPPPY; this is encoded by the coding sequence ATGGAAGCCACGAAGGTAGAATCCATCGCGAGCCGGCTGCCGCCACAAAGCCTGGAGGCGGAGCAATCCGTCCTGGGCGGGATCATGATCGAGAACGACGCGATCAACCGCGTCATCGAGTTCGTGGAGCCGGACGATTTCTACCGGGAATCCCACCGCCGGATTTTCCGGGCGATGCTGGAGCTTTCCGAGCGCGGGGAGCCGATCGACCTGATCACGCTCACCAACACCCTCAAAGGGAGGGGCGACCTCGAGGACGTCGGCGGCTCGGCCTACCTCTCGCTCCTCGTGGACGGCATTCCGACCGCGGCCCACTCGGCCAGCTACGCCAAGATCATCCGTGAGAAGGCCATTTTGAGGCGCCTGATCCAGGGGGCCACCGAAATCGTGGCGCGCGGCTACGAGGCGAACGAAGACGTCGAGCAGTTTCTCGACCAGTCCGAAAAGATCGTCTTCGACATCGCTCAAAGACGCATCAAGCAGGGCTTCTTCCCCATGAAGGACATCGTCAAGCAGAGCTTCAAGACGATCGAAATGCTCTTCGAGCGCAAGGAGATGGTGACCGGCGTTCCGACGGGCTTTTTGGAGCTCGACCGCCTGACGGCGGGATTGCAGCCCTCGGATCTGATCATCGTCGCGGGCCGTCCCAGCATGGGAAAGACCGCCTTCGCCCTCTGCATCGCGGCGCACGCCGCTTTGCAGCGAAAGATCCCCTCCGCGATCTTCTCGCTCGAAATGTCCAAGGAACAGCTCGCCCAGCGCATGCTGTGCATGGAGGCGCGGATCGATTCGTCCAAGATCCGGGGCGGATTTCTTTCCGAGTCGGACTGGCCGCGCCTCACGCAGGCCTGCGGGGATCTCTCCGACGCGCCGATCTTCGTGGACGACACCCCCGCCATGAATATTTTGGAAATGCGCGCCAAGGCGCGGCGTCTCCAGAAGGAGAAAGGGTTGGGCCTGATCGTCGTCGACTACCTTCAGCTCATGCGGGGCATCACCTCCATGGACAGCCGCGAGCGCGAGATCTCCGAGATCTCCCGGTCGCTCAAGGCCCTGGCCAAAGAGCTCAACATCCCCATCATCGCTCTCTCGCAGTTGAACCGCATGGTCGAGAACCGGAAACCCCCCAAGCCCATCCTGGCCGACCTCCGCGAGTCGGGCGCCATCGAGCAGGACGCCGACGTGATCATGTTTCTTTTCCGGGAAGAAGTTTACGACCGCGACACCGTCAACAAGGGCATCGCCGAGGTCATCATCGGCAAGCAGCGCAACGGGCCCATCGGCGACGTCCGCCTGGCCTTCCTGGGTCCGTTTACGCGGTTCGAGAATCTCGCCCGCGATTTCGAAGCCACCCCGCCCCCGTACTGA
- the rplI gene encoding 50S ribosomal protein L9: MQIILREDIPSLGRAGDVVKVSEGYGRNFLLPRKKAIIATPGSLKKLEQEKQVIEAKREKAKKEAEDQAQKIAALTVTLEKQAGEEDKIFGSVSTRDIAAALEAQGIKLDRRLIRIKEPLRNVGEYTVEIHLQHEVVAPLKITVVKK, encoded by the coding sequence ATGCAGATCATTCTTCGTGAAGATATTCCGTCGCTGGGCCGCGCGGGGGACGTGGTCAAGGTCTCGGAAGGTTACGGCCGCAATTTCCTCTTGCCCCGAAAAAAGGCGATCATCGCGACGCCGGGGAGCTTGAAGAAACTGGAGCAGGAGAAGCAGGTCATCGAGGCCAAGCGCGAGAAGGCGAAAAAGGAGGCTGAGGATCAGGCACAGAAGATCGCCGCCTTGACGGTGACGCTGGAGAAGCAGGCCGGAGAGGAAGACAAGATTTTCGGCTCGGTTTCGACGCGGGACATCGCCGCCGCCTTGGAAGCCCAGGGGATCAAGCTCGACCGCCGCCTCATCCGCATCAAGGAACCTCTCCGCAACGTCGGGGAGTACACCGTCGAGATCCATCTCCAGCACGAGGTGGTGGCCCCCCTGAAGATCACGGTCGTCAAAAAATAA
- a CDS encoding DUF2232 domain-containing protein, whose product MFLAIALSTGLTLVLFLTGLLVVFTPLPVALAFIRKGMGAALVVSAVSLVALVALYRLPGEPLTFLPMMVFHPSVSLRGVLALSVAYLSYYLWLGWIAAYSSRRTGRWSSLEPSVAWMTVLGLAVPVAGLFVFAVTAKMDLWQNVGTGLQDLFRRMIDLQQSAGLGEEDAAFLRASAPLVVTRFLQVLPSLWIDLTLAVLSLTVLFLRRWTREERLFPNWPDFGLWRLKEIWIWAPIGAGAVYFLNVYAVESPVLGIIALNALIVLAAVSIFQGLSVASFFFRTRLSPLMRLAGYLIFFIFLQVGLVVLAAVGVSDFWFDFRKLKKVA is encoded by the coding sequence ATGTTCCTCGCCATCGCCCTTTCGACGGGACTCACGCTCGTCCTTTTTCTGACGGGCCTCTTGGTCGTCTTTACGCCGCTTCCCGTTGCCTTGGCGTTCATCCGCAAGGGGATGGGAGCGGCCCTCGTCGTCTCCGCCGTTTCGCTGGTGGCGCTGGTCGCCCTGTACCGTTTGCCCGGGGAGCCGCTGACGTTCCTGCCGATGATGGTTTTCCACCCTTCGGTGTCCCTCCGGGGCGTCCTGGCTTTGAGCGTCGCCTATCTCTCGTACTATCTCTGGCTGGGGTGGATTGCGGCCTATTCCTCGCGCCGGACCGGCCGCTGGTCGTCCCTGGAGCCGTCCGTCGCCTGGATGACGGTTCTGGGACTGGCCGTTCCCGTCGCCGGCCTTTTCGTGTTCGCCGTCACGGCCAAGATGGATCTTTGGCAGAACGTGGGGACGGGGCTTCAGGACCTGTTCCGCCGCATGATCGACCTGCAGCAGTCCGCCGGGTTGGGGGAGGAGGATGCCGCGTTCCTGAGGGCGTCGGCCCCGCTGGTCGTGACCCGTTTTCTCCAGGTCCTGCCGTCCCTCTGGATCGACCTGACGCTCGCTGTCTTGAGCCTGACCGTGCTTTTTCTGCGGCGCTGGACCCGTGAGGAGAGGCTTTTTCCCAACTGGCCCGACTTCGGCCTCTGGCGCCTGAAAGAAATATGGATCTGGGCCCCGATCGGAGCCGGAGCCGTCTACTTTTTGAATGTCTACGCGGTTGAGTCGCCTGTGTTGGGCATCATCGCACTGAATGCCCTCATCGTCTTGGCGGCCGTCTCTATTTTTCAAGGCCTTTCCGTCGCGTCTTTCTTTTTCCGGACCCGCCTCTCGCCTCTCATGAGGTTGGCCGGATACCTGATTTTCTTCATCTTTCTCCAAGTCGGTCTGGTTGTCCTCGCGGCGGTCGGAGTTTCGGATTTTTGGTTTGATTTTCGAAAGTTGAAAAAGGTAGCCTAA
- the rpsR gene encoding 30S ribosomal protein S18, with translation MSTAPARRTKKKVCRFCSDHQIYLDYKEPKLLSSFVTERGKIIPRRVTGNCAYHQRRVQEAVKRARILALLPFTANYQP, from the coding sequence ATGAGCACAGCACCGGCACGGAGAACCAAGAAGAAGGTCTGCCGTTTTTGCAGCGATCATCAAATCTACCTGGATTACAAGGAGCCCAAGCTGCTCTCATCCTTTGTGACCGAGCGCGGGAAGATCATCCCCCGCCGCGTGACCGGCAACTGCGCCTACCACCAGCGCCGGGTCCAGGAGGCCGTGAAGAGGGCGCGTATTCTGGCGCTTCTTCCGTTCACGGCGAATTACCAGCCTTAA
- the rpsF gene encoding 30S ribosomal protein S6 has translation MSEKARKYETIYILRADITDEAEKKINDKIVEVVARFQGKLDETRDLGKKPLAYRIAKHTKGHYFQLNYQGGGQVVEELERHLRLSEDVIRFLTVKEVQRRDIREEPRPGMHKEPHGKEMHPHQEVTT, from the coding sequence ATGAGCGAGAAAGCACGGAAGTACGAAACGATCTACATCCTGAGGGCGGACATCACGGATGAGGCCGAGAAGAAGATCAACGACAAGATCGTTGAGGTGGTGGCGAGGTTCCAGGGCAAGTTGGACGAGACCAGGGATTTGGGCAAGAAGCCGCTGGCCTACCGCATCGCCAAGCACACCAAGGGCCATTATTTTCAGTTGAACTACCAGGGCGGCGGACAGGTGGTCGAGGAGCTGGAGCGCCATCTGAGACTGTCGGAGGACGTGATTCGCTTCCTCACGGTGAAGGAGGTGCAGCGCCGTGACATCCGCGAAGAACCCCGTCCCGGCATGCATAAGGAGCCGCATGGTAAGGAGATGCATCCGCATCAGGAGGTGACGACATGA
- the pth gene encoding aminoacyl-tRNA hydrolase, producing MKLVVGLGNPGEKYQGTRHNVGFDVIERLADRHGVRISKKGFSSLWAKGSVGGADVLFLLPQTYMNLSGRAVREALDYYRLGPGDLAVAHDDLDLALGRVKWDFESGAAGHRGVSAIIDHLGTKAFRRVRMGIGRPQAKEDVEGFVLSPFAKGEREAVEAMTEEAVGLLESWIREAK from the coding sequence ATGAAGCTCGTTGTTGGTTTGGGGAATCCCGGGGAAAAATATCAGGGAACCCGCCATAATGTCGGCTTTGACGTCATCGAGAGATTGGCGGATCGCCATGGAGTCCGGATCTCCAAAAAGGGTTTTTCCTCCCTGTGGGCGAAGGGTTCGGTCGGCGGCGCGGACGTCCTGTTTCTCCTCCCGCAGACCTACATGAACCTGTCGGGAAGGGCGGTGCGCGAGGCCCTGGACTATTACCGGTTGGGCCCGGGCGATCTGGCGGTCGCCCACGACGACCTGGACCTGGCCCTGGGCCGGGTCAAATGGGATTTCGAGTCGGGCGCGGCGGGGCATCGGGGCGTGAGTGCGATCATCGATCACCTGGGCACGAAGGCGTTTCGCAGGGTCCGGATGGGGATCGGGCGTCCGCAGGCGAAAGAGGATGTCGAAGGATTTGTTCTGTCTCCCTTCGCGAAGGGCGAGCGGGAGGCGGTGGAGGCCATGACGGAAGAAGCCGTCGGTCTTTTGGAATCATGGATTCGGGAGGCAAAATGA
- a CDS encoding 50S ribosomal protein L25 gives MERLKIAAEVRESGRKGLNRRLRKDGRIPAVLYGRGEKPVNLSLPTKEFTHMMKGASGMNALIDLSLSAGGKASQLVVMVKDFQTDALRHVISHLDLLKIDMTQKIVVKVPIHVVGKSVGVTNGGLLEQANREIEVRCLPGNIPERIDVDITPLDIGQAVHTKDLVLPEGVEAVTGADQPIVSVVTPREEEVAAPAVEAAPAEGAAAAPAGGEAAPGAKAEAKPEAKAKSAGGGEAKPEKK, from the coding sequence ATGGAAAGGTTAAAAATAGCAGCGGAAGTTCGTGAGTCGGGGCGCAAGGGGCTGAACCGCCGGCTCCGCAAGGACGGGCGGATACCGGCGGTCCTGTACGGCCGCGGCGAAAAACCGGTCAATCTCTCCCTCCCCACCAAGGAATTCACGCACATGATGAAGGGGGCATCCGGCATGAACGCCCTGATCGACCTGAGCCTGAGTGCGGGAGGCAAGGCCAGCCAGCTCGTCGTCATGGTGAAGGACTTCCAGACGGACGCCCTCCGTCACGTCATCTCCCATCTCGACCTCTTGAAGATCGACATGACGCAGAAGATCGTGGTCAAGGTGCCCATTCACGTCGTGGGCAAGTCGGTGGGCGTCACCAACGGCGGCTTGCTGGAACAGGCCAACCGCGAGATCGAGGTGCGATGCCTTCCCGGGAACATCCCCGAGAGGATCGACGTCGACATCACGCCGCTGGACATCGGTCAAGCCGTCCATACCAAGGACCTCGTTCTTCCGGAAGGCGTCGAGGCGGTGACCGGAGCGGATCAGCCGATCGTGTCGGTCGTCACCCCGCGCGAAGAGGAAGTGGCGGCCCCGGCGGTGGAAGCGGCCCCGGCGGAGGGTGCGGCGGCGGCCCCGGCGGGCGGTGAGGCCGCCCCGGGCGCAAAGGCGGAAGCCAAGCCCGAGGCCAAGGCGAAATCCGCCGGAGGCGGAGAGGCCAAACCGGAAAAGAAGTAA
- a CDS encoding ribose-phosphate pyrophosphokinase: MYQQMKIFSGTANPELAQKIADDIGVPLCKSTIRRFADGEIFVEVQENVRGMDVFVIQSTCAPVNENLMELLIIIDTLKRASADRITAVIPYYGYARQDRKVQPRTPITSKLVADLLTAAGTQRVLAMDLHAGQIQGFFNIPFDHLYATPIFLDWLMKERNAPDDLIMVTPDAGGTERARAYAKRLNVELAVIDKRRTGPNQSEVMNLIGDVSGKHAVIVDDICDTAGTLTQAAKAIMNHKAKSVMAISTHGVLSGPAIQRINESPIEALVVADTIPMGDKVKQCPKIKVLSVDNLLSEAIRRIHTGESVSSLFV, translated from the coding sequence ATCTACCAACAAATGAAAATCTTCTCCGGGACGGCCAACCCGGAGCTTGCCCAGAAGATCGCGGACGACATCGGCGTTCCCCTGTGCAAGTCGACCATCCGGCGGTTCGCGGACGGGGAGATCTTCGTCGAGGTTCAGGAAAACGTCCGAGGCATGGACGTCTTCGTCATTCAATCGACCTGCGCGCCGGTGAACGAGAACCTGATGGAGCTCCTGATCATCATCGACACGCTCAAGCGGGCGTCGGCCGACCGGATCACCGCGGTGATACCGTACTACGGTTATGCCCGCCAGGATCGAAAGGTTCAGCCGCGCACGCCGATCACCTCCAAGCTCGTGGCGGACCTCCTGACGGCGGCGGGCACGCAACGCGTGCTCGCGATGGACCTGCATGCGGGCCAGATCCAGGGTTTTTTCAACATCCCCTTCGACCATCTCTACGCGACGCCGATTTTTCTCGATTGGTTGATGAAGGAGAGAAACGCGCCGGACGATCTCATCATGGTGACCCCGGACGCCGGCGGCACGGAGCGCGCGCGGGCCTACGCCAAGCGGTTGAACGTGGAGCTCGCGGTCATCGACAAGCGCCGGACGGGTCCGAACCAGTCGGAGGTCATGAACCTGATCGGCGACGTCTCCGGCAAGCACGCCGTGATCGTCGACGACATCTGCGACACGGCGGGGACGCTCACCCAGGCGGCCAAGGCCATCATGAACCACAAGGCCAAGTCGGTGATGGCCATCTCCACGCACGGGGTGCTCTCGGGGCCGGCGATCCAGCGCATCAACGAGTCCCCCATCGAGGCGCTGGTGGTCGCAGACACGATCCCGATGGGCGACAAGGTCAAGCAATGCCCCAAGATCAAGGTTTTGTCGGTCGACAATTTGCTCTCGGAGGCGATCCGTCGGATTCATACGGGTGAATCCGTGTCGTCTCTGTTCGTCTAG
- a CDS encoding 4-(cytidine 5'-diphospho)-2-C-methyl-D-erythritol kinase, whose protein sequence is MMNPAMNPGEKGRFCLAAPAKVNLGLKITGKRPDGYHDLQSLMVPLSFGDTLAFEALPEAGTWEASCDHPDVPVGEDSLVARAFRFAAGGLGYEGGLRLLLKKAIPMGAGLGGGSSDAAAVMRAVELLTGRNLAPSAYPEIAYKIGADVPFFLTDGAKWVLGIGEEVRPVASLPPLHLILIHPDVAISTKWVYSQLKINPLTTPPPAVSLRAAFESMTCLCTYLTNDLESVVLPHYPVVGEAKEALKTFGADAALMSGSGSTVFGLYSDPQKRDEALRVLKAAHPEWWVAAASNLL, encoded by the coding sequence ATGATGAATCCCGCGATGAATCCAGGGGAAAAAGGCAGGTTTTGTCTTGCCGCGCCCGCCAAGGTGAATCTGGGTCTGAAGATCACCGGGAAGCGCCCGGATGGATATCACGATCTGCAGAGCCTGATGGTCCCCTTGAGCTTTGGAGACACCCTCGCGTTCGAGGCCCTGCCGGAGGCGGGGACTTGGGAGGCCTCCTGCGACCATCCCGACGTGCCCGTGGGGGAGGATTCCCTCGTCGCGAGGGCCTTCCGGTTCGCGGCGGGTGGTTTGGGTTATGAAGGGGGCCTGAGGCTTCTCCTGAAGAAGGCGATTCCGATGGGGGCGGGGCTGGGGGGAGGGTCCAGCGATGCCGCGGCCGTCATGAGGGCGGTCGAGCTCCTGACCGGGCGGAACTTAGCCCCGTCGGCCTATCCGGAAATCGCTTATAAAATCGGAGCCGACGTCCCTTTTTTCCTCACGGACGGGGCCAAATGGGTCCTCGGGATCGGCGAGGAGGTCCGTCCCGTGGCGTCCCTGCCTCCCCTCCATCTGATTCTTATTCATCCCGATGTGGCCATCTCCACCAAGTGGGTGTATTCCCAATTGAAAATCAATCCGTTGACAACCCCACCCCCCGCTGTTAGCCTCCGCGCCGCTTTTGAGTCGATGACGTGCCTCTGCACGTATTTGACCAACGATCTGGAATCGGTCGTGCTGCCCCACTATCCGGTGGTCGGAGAGGCGAAAGAAGCTCTCAAGACCTTTGGCGCAGACGCGGCCCTTATGTCCGGGAGCGGATCGACCGTCTTCGGTCTATACTCCGACCCCCAAAAGAGGGACGAAGCCCTCAGAGTGCTGAAAGCAGCCCATCCCGAATGGTGGGTTGCCGCAGCATCCAATTTGTTGTGA